One Patescibacteria group bacterium genomic window carries:
- a CDS encoding ribonuclease J, producing MVTDNRPRRPQHQRPGHRHGPSPLAQGSIRRPQIKLPAPPLPLNPVQAQFRPVMNGKPGQPQPKILAPKLKVYALGGLEEIGRNCTVLECGADIIIIDIGMMFPEEGMPGIDYIIPNISSLKGREQNIRGVIVTHGHMDHIGGIPLTISRLGNPVIYTAPLTAGIIRKRQEEFGNAKSLKIQLVKDNMKIALGRHFVFEPFHVNHNISDAFGAAIHTPYGTILYTGDFKFDFTPVNDEPADLAHIASFGAKGVLAIMSDSTNADSPGHQISERQVSVELERIFQSAKGRIIIGTFSSLLTRAQQIITLAEKYGRKLLIEGRSMNNNIEIAHQLGYMQIKPGTIIEEGAAGKLPDEKIVILCTGAQGEKNAVLMRMANNEHRYLYVKPGDGFVFSSSVVPGNERTVQTLKDTLVKHGATVYHYQNLDVHAGGHAKQEDLKLMLRLVKPQYLVPIHGNRFMLEAHARVGEEVGITRDRIMVAENGQVMEFDARGGRLTEERVMTDYVMVDGLGVGDVSQVVLRDRVMLAEDGIFVIIATIDKKTGALVGSPDILSRGFVYMRENKEMIEKARSRVKKILTDTDKKSPAFEEHLKNKIRNDIGQFLFNAIKRRPMVLPVIIEV from the coding sequence ATGGTAACAGATAACAGGCCGCGCCGGCCGCAACATCAGCGCCCGGGGCATCGCCACGGACCGTCCCCGCTCGCGCAGGGTTCCATCCGTCGGCCGCAGATCAAACTTCCGGCTCCACCGCTGCCGCTCAATCCGGTCCAGGCCCAGTTCCGGCCCGTCATGAACGGCAAACCCGGACAGCCGCAACCCAAGATCCTGGCTCCCAAGCTCAAGGTCTACGCTTTGGGCGGTCTCGAAGAGATCGGCCGCAACTGCACTGTGCTCGAATGCGGCGCCGACATCATCATCATTGATATCGGCATGATGTTCCCCGAAGAGGGCATGCCAGGCATCGACTACATCATCCCCAACATCTCTTCGCTCAAGGGGCGCGAACAGAATATCCGCGGCGTCATCGTGACCCACGGACACATGGACCACATCGGCGGCATCCCGCTCACGATCAGCCGCCTCGGCAATCCGGTCATCTACACCGCTCCGCTCACGGCCGGCATCATCCGCAAGCGCCAGGAAGAATTCGGCAACGCCAAGTCGCTCAAGATCCAGCTCGTGAAGGACAATATGAAGATCGCGCTCGGCCGGCACTTCGTCTTCGAGCCGTTCCATGTCAATCACAACATCTCCGACGCTTTCGGCGCGGCGATCCACACGCCGTACGGCACCATCCTCTACACCGGCGATTTCAAATTCGATTTCACCCCGGTGAACGATGAGCCGGCTGATCTGGCGCACATCGCTTCCTTCGGCGCGAAGGGCGTGCTTGCCATCATGTCCGATTCCACGAACGCCGACAGCCCCGGCCACCAGATCTCCGAGCGCCAGGTTTCAGTCGAGCTCGAACGCATCTTCCAGAGCGCCAAAGGCCGCATCATCATCGGCACTTTCTCGTCGCTCCTGACGCGCGCCCAGCAGATCATCACGCTCGCCGAAAAATACGGCCGCAAGCTGCTGATCGAGGGGCGGAGCATGAACAACAACATCGAGATCGCCCACCAGCTCGGCTACATGCAGATCAAGCCCGGCACCATCATCGAGGAGGGCGCGGCGGGCAAGCTCCCTGACGAAAAGATCGTCATCCTCTGCACCGGCGCCCAGGGCGAAAAGAACGCCGTGCTCATGCGCATGGCCAACAACGAACACCGCTACCTCTATGTGAAACCAGGCGACGGCTTCGTCTTCTCGTCCTCGGTCGTGCCGGGCAACGAGCGGACCGTCCAGACGCTCAAGGATACGCTCGTCAAACACGGCGCGACCGTCTACCACTACCAGAATCTCGACGTCCACGCCGGCGGCCACGCCAAACAGGAAGATCTTAAGCTCATGCTGCGGCTGGTCAAACCGCAATATCTCGTTCCGATCCACGGCAACCGCTTCATGCTCGAAGCACACGCCCGCGTCGGCGAAGAGGTCGGCATCACGCGCGACCGCATCATGGTCGCCGAGAACGGCCAGGTCATGGAATTCGACGCCCGCGGCGGACGCCTGACCGAGGAGCGTGTCATGACCGACTACGTCATGGTCGACGGCCTCGGCGTCGGCGACGTCTCCCAGGTGGTGCTGCGCGACCGCGTCATGCTCGCCGAGGACGGCATCTTCGTCATCATCGCCACCATCGATAAGAAGACCGGCGCACTCGTCGGTTCGCCCGACATCCTCTCGCGCGGCTTCGTCTACATGCGCGAAAACAAGGAGATGATCGAGAAGGCCCGCAGCCGCGTCAAGAAGATCCTCACCGACACCGACAAGAAATCGCCGGCCTTCGAGGAACACCTCAAGAACAAGATCCGCAACGACATCGGCCAATTCCTCTTCAACGCCATCAAGCGCCGGCCGATGGTTTTGCCGGTCATCATCGAAGTGTAG
- a CDS encoding peptide ABC transporter substrate-binding protein yields MSVFSAVRSAWESLRRREQRRQAIKDSSLDKRLVLGLSDRRIPSLGQLKHLGRYLDPVERRLLKIFGAAIVIALVAAGTKYYSDHVTRAPAQGGEYTEAAVGGPRFVNPILAGTNDADGDLIKLIFSGLMRTNTKGELVPDLAESYAISEDGKTYTFKLRAGIRWHDGADFSARDIVATYEHVKDPGWDSPYQGQFKNVAVEAPDDQTVVFKLSEPFAPFLGILTLGILPDHLWQEIKPANASRADLNIKPVGTGPFKFNIFIKDKKGAIRSYTLSRNDDYYGEKALLDTLIFKYYPDFASAVEALTGKHVDGISFLPHDALAEVKKFRPVRIYDLRLPQYTAVFFNQAKNAQLGSKAVRQALALAIDRDRIVKEVLGDSGAPIYGPIPPGFVGFHPEVKRYSLDATKAAALLDQEGWKIGEGGLRQKESKDAKTKAVTKTELAITLTTVDSKDSIAVAQIIQQNWASVGVKAELEITPASKIARDKIKTREYEALLYGEIIGPDPDPYPFWHSSQNAAPGLNLAVFSNRRADELLEKSRLTTKEEERATYYKEFQDILAEEVPAIFLYSPTYTYAVSSKIKGIDNGTIFIPADRFSNVINWYINTRRVWK; encoded by the coding sequence ATGTCCGTATTCAGCGCCGTCCGTTCCGCCTGGGAATCACTGAGACGTCGCGAGCAGCGGCGCCAAGCCATCAAAGACTCCAGCCTCGACAAGCGGCTGGTTTTAGGACTGTCGGACCGGCGCATCCCGTCGCTCGGACAGCTCAAGCACCTCGGGCGCTATCTTGATCCAGTCGAACGCCGCTTGCTCAAGATCTTCGGAGCGGCCATCGTGATCGCGCTCGTCGCTGCCGGAACCAAATACTACTCCGACCACGTGACGCGCGCCCCGGCCCAGGGCGGCGAATATACCGAAGCCGCTGTCGGCGGACCGCGTTTCGTGAATCCGATCCTGGCCGGCACCAATGACGCCGACGGCGACCTGATCAAGCTGATCTTCTCGGGGCTCATGCGGACGAACACCAAGGGCGAGCTCGTGCCGGATCTAGCCGAAAGCTACGCCATCTCCGAGGACGGCAAGACCTACACTTTCAAATTGCGCGCCGGCATCCGCTGGCATGACGGAGCCGACTTCTCCGCCCGCGACATCGTCGCCACTTACGAGCACGTCAAAGACCCGGGCTGGGACAGCCCCTACCAGGGCCAGTTCAAGAACGTCGCCGTCGAGGCTCCGGACGACCAGACCGTCGTCTTCAAACTGTCCGAACCGTTCGCGCCGTTCCTGGGGATCCTGACGCTCGGCATCCTGCCCGACCACCTGTGGCAGGAGATCAAGCCGGCCAATGCCTCGCGCGCGGACCTGAACATCAAACCGGTCGGCACCGGTCCGTTCAAGTTCAATATTTTCATCAAAGACAAGAAAGGTGCCATCCGCTCCTACACGCTGTCGCGCAACGACGACTACTACGGCGAAAAGGCGCTGCTCGACACGCTGATCTTCAAGTACTATCCGGACTTCGCTTCCGCGGTCGAAGCCCTGACTGGCAAACACGTTGACGGCATCAGTTTCCTGCCGCACGACGCGCTTGCCGAGGTCAAAAAATTCCGCCCGGTCCGGATCTACGATCTGCGCCTGCCGCAATACACGGCGGTCTTCTTCAACCAGGCCAAGAATGCGCAGCTCGGTTCGAAAGCCGTCCGCCAGGCGCTGGCGCTCGCCATCGACCGCGACCGGATCGTGAAGGAGGTCCTGGGCGATTCCGGGGCTCCCATCTACGGACCCATCCCGCCCGGCTTCGTCGGCTTCCATCCCGAAGTCAAACGCTACTCGCTCGACGCGACCAAAGCCGCGGCGCTGCTCGACCAGGAGGGCTGGAAGATCGGCGAAGGCGGCCTGCGGCAGAAAGAATCCAAGGACGCGAAAACCAAGGCGGTGACCAAGACCGAACTCGCCATCACGCTCACGACCGTCGACTCCAAGGACAGCATCGCCGTCGCCCAGATCATCCAGCAGAACTGGGCAAGCGTCGGTGTCAAAGCCGAACTCGAGATCACTCCCGCCTCCAAGATCGCCCGCGACAAGATCAAGACGCGCGAATACGAAGCTCTGCTTTACGGCGAGATCATCGGGCCGGATCCGGACCCGTACCCGTTCTGGCATTCATCGCAGAACGCCGCGCCAGGCTTGAACCTGGCGGTCTTCAGCAACCGCCGCGCCGACGAGCTGCTGGAAAAATCGCGCCTGACCACCAAGGAAGAGGAACGCGCGACCTATTATAAGGAATTCCAGGACATCCTGGCCGAAGAGGTGCCGGCGATCTTCCTCTACAGCCCCACCTATACCTACGCCGTGAGCAGCAAGATCAAGGGCATCGATAACGGCACGATCTTCATCCCGGCCGACCGCTTCTCGAACGTCATCAATTGGTATATCAATACGAGGAGAGTTTGGAAGTGA
- a CDS encoding thioredoxin domain-containing protein, whose amino-acid sequence MYESESAGKKRKGRSVGAVIGWTVLSLIFVFLAYIGYRTWYYYDKIRHGELIDLSQFAGEMTTSDSVSPFAAVYADRSVVEDQNAPAFGVAGEAARLTVVEFGDYHCPFSQQVASVVREMMTIYGDRVRFIHRDFPTKTDLADPLAAAVAARCANEQGKFWQYYDRLYVNPERLEVADLTAYATQVNLDQTRFEQCLLERRHEAAVASDMREGRALGIRGTPTFFFNGIKVEGALNRQAFQMIIDKLLQ is encoded by the coding sequence ATGTACGAATCAGAATCAGCTGGAAAAAAGCGGAAGGGCCGCAGCGTCGGGGCAGTGATCGGTTGGACCGTTTTGTCGCTGATTTTCGTGTTTCTGGCGTATATCGGCTATCGCACCTGGTATTACTACGACAAGATCAGGCATGGCGAGCTCATCGACCTGTCGCAATTCGCCGGCGAGATGACCACGTCCGACTCAGTTTCGCCGTTTGCCGCCGTTTACGCCGATCGTTCGGTCGTGGAGGATCAGAATGCTCCGGCTTTCGGGGTGGCTGGGGAGGCGGCCAGGCTGACCGTCGTCGAGTTCGGTGATTATCACTGTCCGTTTTCGCAGCAGGTCGCGAGCGTGGTCCGGGAGATGATGACCATCTACGGCGACCGCGTCCGTTTCATCCATCGCGATTTTCCCACCAAGACGGATCTCGCCGATCCGCTGGCCGCGGCCGTCGCGGCGCGCTGCGCCAACGAGCAGGGGAAATTCTGGCAGTATTACGACCGGCTTTACGTGAATCCGGAACGTCTGGAGGTCGCCGATCTGACCGCTTATGCCACGCAGGTGAATCTGGATCAGACGCGCTTCGAACAGTGTCTGTTGGAACGACGCCACGAGGCGGCTGTAGCCTCGGATATGCGCGAAGGCCGCGCCCTCGGCATCCGCGGCACGCCGACCTTCTTTTTCAACGGGATCAAGGTTGAGGGGGCTCTGAACAGGCAAGCTTTCCAGATGATCATCGATAAGCTGCTGCAATAA
- the secG gene encoding preprotein translocase subunit SecG, whose translation MQKYLIIAQIAVSVLLIATILLQSRGTGLGATFGGEGNIYRTKRGLEKTLFRSTIVFTVVFFALSIAAVILPAA comes from the coding sequence ATGCAGAAATATCTCATCATCGCCCAGATCGCCGTTTCAGTCCTGCTCATCGCCACGATCCTGCTCCAATCGCGCGGCACCGGCCTGGGAGCCACTTTCGGTGGCGAGGGCAACATCTACCGGACCAAACGCGGCCTGGAAAAGACCCTTTTCCGCAGCACTATCGTCTTTACCGTCGTCTTCTTCGCGCTCTCTATCGCCGCCGTCATCCTGCCGGCCGCCTGA
- the trpS gene encoding tryptophan--tRNA ligase, whose protein sequence is MTKTAEPKKQPKIVVSGVQPSGRSHIGNYAGSYRNWLKLQDDPAYRCFFFIADYHSITEDYNPAAKRQQVFDLAADLLALGLDPEKCTLFVQSDVPEHTELGWIFNTVTPVSFLERMTQFKDKSGRQQENINMGLFDYPVLMSADILIYKGGFVPVGRDQTQHVELTRDIAHFFNNKFGNVFPEAKPLYTETPKLRSLTNPLKKMSKSLGDRSLIALTDEPDVIYDKIKSAVTESTGILSLSEEELEHKMTLHAEAHEDDPALRGVAGVWNLLTLLRTFGSAEEADRILAAQPIKYAELKRLVATRIAEHFADFRERRKKLVTKPKKVWEILEAGAKEARSVAKKTMTEVRERIGIR, encoded by the coding sequence ATGACCAAGACCGCTGAACCCAAAAAACAACCCAAGATCGTCGTCTCCGGCGTCCAGCCGAGCGGCCGATCGCACATCGGCAATTACGCCGGCTCCTACCGCAACTGGCTCAAGCTGCAGGACGACCCGGCCTACCGCTGCTTCTTCTTCATCGCCGATTACCACTCCATCACCGAGGACTATAATCCCGCCGCCAAACGGCAGCAGGTCTTCGACCTGGCCGCCGACCTGCTGGCCCTGGGACTCGACCCGGAAAAATGCACCCTATTCGTGCAATCCGACGTGCCGGAACACACCGAGCTCGGCTGGATATTCAACACCGTGACGCCGGTCTCGTTCCTGGAGCGCATGACCCAATTCAAGGACAAGTCCGGCCGCCAGCAGGAGAACATCAACATGGGACTGTTCGATTATCCGGTGCTGATGAGCGCGGACATCCTCATCTACAAAGGCGGGTTCGTGCCGGTCGGCCGCGACCAGACCCAGCATGTCGAACTGACCCGCGACATCGCCCATTTCTTCAACAACAAATTCGGCAACGTCTTCCCCGAGGCCAAGCCGCTCTACACCGAAACGCCGAAACTGCGGAGCCTCACCAACCCGCTCAAGAAGATGTCGAAGAGCCTCGGCGACCGCTCGCTCATCGCGCTCACCGACGAACCGGACGTCATCTACGACAAGATCAAATCCGCGGTGACCGAATCCACCGGCATCCTCTCGCTCTCCGAAGAGGAACTCGAACACAAGATGACGCTGCACGCCGAAGCGCACGAGGACGACCCGGCGCTCCGCGGCGTGGCCGGCGTCTGGAACCTGCTCACCTTGCTCCGGACCTTCGGTTCCGCCGAGGAAGCCGACCGCATCCTGGCCGCCCAGCCGATCAAATACGCGGAACTGAAACGCCTGGTCGCGACGCGCATCGCCGAACATTTCGCCGACTTCCGGGAACGGCGCAAAAAGCTGGTGACCAAACCCAAAAAGGTCTGGGAGATCTTGGAGGCGGGAGCCAAAGAAGCGCGCAGCGTGGCCAAAAAAACCATGACCGAAGTGAGGGAGCGGATCGGGATCCGGTAA